The Candidatus Methylomirabilota bacterium genome includes a region encoding these proteins:
- a CDS encoding AMP-binding protein: MSEETPLGALVGRLAAAAPVRPAITCGSETVSRRDFEARTNRLARVFQARGVTRDSFVTIGLPNGIGFYEAVVATWKLGATPQPISSRLPAVERSAIIELANPSLVVGVDPQEAPGRATVPAGFVPPTSTSAEPLPPAIAASFKAPTSGGSTGRPKLIVATQAAVWEAVSPFATLLRIPADGVHLVTGPLYHNGPFITSLLALLRGNHLVVMPRFDAAECLDLIEHHRVDWMYAVPTMMHRIWRLPENERTAFDVSSLRVVFHMAAPCPPWLKQAW; encoded by the coding sequence GTGAGCGAGGAGACCCCGCTCGGCGCCCTCGTCGGCCGCCTGGCGGCGGCCGCCCCCGTCCGCCCCGCGATCACGTGCGGGTCGGAGACCGTCTCCCGCCGGGACTTCGAGGCACGAACCAACCGGCTGGCGCGCGTGTTCCAGGCGCGCGGGGTCACGCGCGATTCCTTCGTCACCATCGGGCTGCCCAACGGGATCGGCTTTTACGAAGCGGTCGTGGCGACCTGGAAGCTCGGCGCGACGCCCCAACCCATTTCTTCTCGCCTCCCGGCGGTGGAACGGAGCGCGATCATCGAGCTGGCGAATCCGTCCCTGGTCGTCGGTGTGGATCCGCAGGAGGCGCCGGGCCGGGCCACGGTGCCCGCCGGTTTCGTGCCGCCCACCTCCACGTCCGCCGAGCCGCTGCCCCCCGCGATCGCCGCGTCGTTCAAGGCGCCCACGTCGGGCGGGAGCACGGGCCGCCCCAAGCTGATCGTGGCAACCCAGGCCGCGGTGTGGGAGGCAGTGTCGCCCTTCGCGACGCTGCTGCGCATTCCCGCGGACGGTGTGCACCTCGTGACGGGGCCGCTTTACCACAACGGGCCCTTCATCACTTCGCTGCTGGCCCTCCTCCGCGGCAATCACCTGGTGGTGATGCCGCGCTTCGACGCCGCCGAGTGCCTGGACCTCATCGAGCATCATCGCGTCGACTGGATGTACGCGGTGCCGACGATGATGCATCGCATCTGGCGGCTGCCCGAGAACGAGCGCACGGCGTTCGACGTGTCCTCGCTGCGCGTGGTGTTCCACATGGCGGCGCCCTGTCCGCCGTGGCTCAAGCAGGCGTGGAT